The proteins below come from a single Lasioglossum baleicum chromosome 20, iyLasBale1, whole genome shotgun sequence genomic window:
- the LOC143218717 gene encoding uncharacterized protein LOC143218717 isoform X2: MWLKSALILCCALASVLAEDAAPSKQPVRIEEYVTSHKLPADVARRTLFDDDEDDDVVDVESRTVSKDSKHAKKVVPRFENYDKKPDPVRRFDFGEDEKANTKRQVRVELENFSDTGVLQEDGIRRNDGHRSRSESQRDSVIPGVRVSDEYPTTMMPMLTTPREARGFDFVPVNIIRDDGKETSFRDRNFGDFSDVSLVPAGTNSRIQVKKGPNGKDYEYETTSAPRRGGSSSANRNKYTSVERSTVEPASNEVIPNRNGNRGRQLTEAEDVSEERLPANTRFPPRSRSNHNTGTTEPSRTRGNRPRPSLDLVDSSSFRTHQEGPEFPQVLPKGPVRFLGVTPNEEVEEKANGKGRSRPQRVQEPAPVEEDVDDSPVPTTRRRPISSTPSSEVEDETKSSSRSVEQDSKEDYSSSAERSRERGSTEKQDSEEQDSSSISPSTASVTTDNPTTEYPSAMDKVALDLYAFVQQGQNNLVEASSSEPTSDGTTLAEEQTTTDLAATTESSGTTLTVDLTTTTTEPTTTTTTTTTTTTTTTTTTTEAPTTTTQAAGRGKFRRPGLAGPATSRNRFKSNGSGSTTTTESPEPTQRPRARFGANGSNGGYKRARPGQKQPVEEDAVQKESSSSVHAERPSTTNGRGRFRGTGTTRATISSTTASPSNGAAPTSSTNGVSRPTFNKLNINRRRGRPTTTAPNTSEESQDSKETAKETAKETAQEAVTAAPKSTVRARLPVPGARPPVIKPGGVRVNLRQKPGQPTTTSTTTPSVPADTSEEPSIEEPAGEGTEEETHEAPAETTPPPAKSTTANPLNKLRNRNRLQVHPKSTTRSTVTLPTRRSPLLPRRKVTEAPAAQTSQEEVSEEPQTSSSETESTEATSAETSTAASTRHEETRGLSGLLAPRRRIAPRRPGQLVSRE; the protein is encoded by the exons ATGTGGCTGAAATCCGCGCTAAT ATTATGCTGCGCCCTCGCGAGCGTGCTGGCTGAAGACGCAGCACCGTCGAAGCAGCCAGTGAGAATCGAAG AATACGTCACGTCTCATAAGCTGCCAGCGGACGTGGCGAGGCGGACGCTgttcgacgacgacgaagacgacgacgtGGTCGACGTGGAGAGTAGAACCGTTTCAAAGGACAGCAAACACGCGAAGAAAGTGGTCCCGCGGTTCGAGAACTACGATAAGAAGCCGGACCCGGTTCGCCGATTCGATTTCGGCGAGGACGAGAAAGCGAACACGAAGAGGCAAGTAAGAGTGGAGCTGGAGAACTTCAGCGACACCGGAGTCCTTCAGGAGGACGGGATTAGGAGGAACGACGGTCATAGATCGCGTTCCGAGTCGCAGAGGGACTCCGTGATACCTGGAGTGCGCGTCAG CGATGAGTATCCGACGACAATGATGCCGATGCTGACAACTCCTCGGGAGGCTCGCGGTTTCGATTTCGTTCCGGTGAACATAATCCGCGACGACGGCAAGGAGACGTCCTTCCGCGATCGTAACTTCGGTGACTTCAGCGACGTCAGTTTAGTTCCAGCCGGCACCAACTCGCGAATCCAG GTAAAGAAAGGGCCGAACGGCAAGGACTACGAATACGA AACGACGTCCGCGCCTAGGCGCGGCGGATCGTCCTCCGCCAACCGTAACAAGTACACTAGCGTGGAACGCAGCACCGTCGAGCCAGCCAGCAACGAAGTTATACCGAATCGAAACGGGAACAGAGGCAGACAGTTGACCGAGGCCGAAGATGTCTCCGAAGAACGGCTGCCTGCCAACACCAGATTCCCGCCAAG GTCCAGGTCGAACCACAACACGGGTACCACTGAACCGTCGAGGACACGAGGAAACCGTCCCAGACCTAGTCTAGACCTGGTAGACTCCAGCAGCTTCCGTACTCATCAGGAGGGGCCCGAATTCCCGCAAGTACTGCCGAAGGGACCTGTCAGGTTCCTGGGAGTGACACCCAACGAGGAAGTGGAGGAGAAAGCGAATGGAAAAGGACGGAGTAGACCACAAAGGGTCCAGGAGCCTGCTCCAGTAGAAGAGGACGTCGATGATTCGCCTGTTCCCACGACCAGGAGGAGACCAATCAGCAGCACACCGTCGTCAGAA GTGGAGGACGAGACCAAGAGTAGCTCGAGGTCAGTCGAACAAGACAGCAAAGAGGACTACTCCTCGTCTGCTGAAAGAAGCAGAGAGAGAGGTTCTACAGAGAAGCAGGATTCAGAGGAGCAGGACTCCTCCTCGATCTCTCCAAGCACCGCCTCTGTTACCACTGACAATCCAACGACAGAGTATCCATCAGCCATGGACAAGGTAGCTCTGGACCTCTATGCATTCGTGCAGCAAGGTCAGAACAACCTGGTCGAAGCTTCCAGTAGCGAACCCACATCAGACGGGACCACTCTAGCTGAGGAGCAGACTACCACCGACTTGGCAGCTACTACAGAGTCTTCTGGGACCACTTTGACTGTCGACTTAACTACCACAACCACTGAGCCAACCACTACCACTACTACCACCACTACTACGACGACCACGACCACCACAACCACCACTGAAGCGCCTACTACTACTACGCAGGCTGCTGGAAGGGGAAAATTCAGGAGACCTGGGCTAGCTGGGCCTGCCACCTCACGCAACAG GTTTAAGTCAAACGGAAGCGGCAGCACAACAACCACCGAATCCCCAGAGCCTACCCAACGTCCCCGAGCTCGTTTCGGAGCAAACGGTTCAAACGGAGGCTATAAGAGAGCAAGACCAGGTCAAAAGCAGCCTGTAGAAGAGGACGCAGTTCAGAAAGAGAGCTCCAGCTCCGTTCACGCCGAACGACCATCCACCACCAATGGCCGTGGAAGGTTCCGTGGCACCGGGACAACAAGGGCAACAATCTCCTCCACCACAGCATCACCGTCAAATGGTGCAGCTCCCACCTCCTCGACCAATGGCGTGTCCAGGCCGACGTTCAACAAGCTGAACATCAACAGACGTCGAGGTAGACCAACTACCACGGCGCCAAACACTAGCGAGGAGAGTCAGGACTCCAAGGAGACCGCTAAGGAGACCGCTAAGGAGACAGCTCAGGAAGCTGTCACTGCTGCGCCCAAGTCTACAGTGCGAGCAAGACTTCCGGTGCCTGGAGCTAGGCCCCCAGTCATCAAACCAGGTGGGGTTCGAGTGAATTTGAGACAGAAACCGGGACAGCCCACCACCACTAGCACCACCACGCCGTCTGTGCCTGCGGACACATCTGAGGAACCCTCTATCGAGGAGCCTGCTGGAGAGGGAACGGAGGAGGAGACCCACGAA GCGCCAGCGGAGACCACTCCACCGCCAGCCAAGTCGACGACGGCGAACCCCCTGAACAAACTACGTAACCGAAACAGATTGCAAGTGCACCCTAAGTCGACGACCAGGTCGACAGTCACTCTGCCGACGAGGAGGTCACCTCTGCTACCCCGGCGTAAGGTGACAGAGGCACCAGCGGCCCAAACTAGCCAGGAAGAGGTCTCCGAGGAGCCACAGACGTCCAGCAGCGAGACAGAGTCGACCGAAGCGACGTCTGCTGAAACTAGTACCGCCGCGAGTACGAGACACGAGGAGACACGCGGACTGAGCGGGTTACTGGCTCCCAGGCGCAGGATAGCGCCCCGACGCCCTGGACAACTCGTCTCCCGGGAATAG
- the LOC143218717 gene encoding uncharacterized protein LOC143218717 isoform X1, translating to MWLKSALILCCALASVLAEDAAPSKQPVRIEEYVTSHKLPADVARRTLFDDDEDDDVVDVESRTVSKDSKHAKKVVPRFENYDKKPDPVRRFDFGEDEKANTKRQVRVELENFSDTGVLQEDGIRRNDGHRSRSESQRDSVIPGVRVSDEYPTTMMPMLTTPREARGFDFVPVNIIRDDGKETSFRDRNFGDFSDVSLVPAGTNSRIQVKKGPNGKDYEYEYVYYYYDEEDESKAGSADSSVTNSYDVPSRTTSAPRRGGSSSANRNKYTSVERSTVEPASNEVIPNRNGNRGRQLTEAEDVSEERLPANTRFPPRSRSNHNTGTTEPSRTRGNRPRPSLDLVDSSSFRTHQEGPEFPQVLPKGPVRFLGVTPNEEVEEKANGKGRSRPQRVQEPAPVEEDVDDSPVPTTRRRPISSTPSSEVEDETKSSSRSVEQDSKEDYSSSAERSRERGSTEKQDSEEQDSSSISPSTASVTTDNPTTEYPSAMDKVALDLYAFVQQGQNNLVEASSSEPTSDGTTLAEEQTTTDLAATTESSGTTLTVDLTTTTTEPTTTTTTTTTTTTTTTTTTTEAPTTTTQAAGRGKFRRPGLAGPATSRNRFKSNGSGSTTTTESPEPTQRPRARFGANGSNGGYKRARPGQKQPVEEDAVQKESSSSVHAERPSTTNGRGRFRGTGTTRATISSTTASPSNGAAPTSSTNGVSRPTFNKLNINRRRGRPTTTAPNTSEESQDSKETAKETAKETAQEAVTAAPKSTVRARLPVPGARPPVIKPGGVRVNLRQKPGQPTTTSTTTPSVPADTSEEPSIEEPAGEGTEEETHEAPAETTPPPAKSTTANPLNKLRNRNRLQVHPKSTTRSTVTLPTRRSPLLPRRKVTEAPAAQTSQEEVSEEPQTSSSETESTEATSAETSTAASTRHEETRGLSGLLAPRRRIAPRRPGQLVSRE from the exons ATGTGGCTGAAATCCGCGCTAAT ATTATGCTGCGCCCTCGCGAGCGTGCTGGCTGAAGACGCAGCACCGTCGAAGCAGCCAGTGAGAATCGAAG AATACGTCACGTCTCATAAGCTGCCAGCGGACGTGGCGAGGCGGACGCTgttcgacgacgacgaagacgacgacgtGGTCGACGTGGAGAGTAGAACCGTTTCAAAGGACAGCAAACACGCGAAGAAAGTGGTCCCGCGGTTCGAGAACTACGATAAGAAGCCGGACCCGGTTCGCCGATTCGATTTCGGCGAGGACGAGAAAGCGAACACGAAGAGGCAAGTAAGAGTGGAGCTGGAGAACTTCAGCGACACCGGAGTCCTTCAGGAGGACGGGATTAGGAGGAACGACGGTCATAGATCGCGTTCCGAGTCGCAGAGGGACTCCGTGATACCTGGAGTGCGCGTCAG CGATGAGTATCCGACGACAATGATGCCGATGCTGACAACTCCTCGGGAGGCTCGCGGTTTCGATTTCGTTCCGGTGAACATAATCCGCGACGACGGCAAGGAGACGTCCTTCCGCGATCGTAACTTCGGTGACTTCAGCGACGTCAGTTTAGTTCCAGCCGGCACCAACTCGCGAATCCAG GTAAAGAAAGGGCCGAACGGCAAGGACTACGAATACGAGTACGTATATTATTACTATGACGAGGAGGATGAGAGTAAGGCCGGTTCGGCGGACTCTTCCGTCACCAATTCTTACGACGTTCCTTCTAGAACGACGTCCGCGCCTAGGCGCGGCGGATCGTCCTCCGCCAACCGTAACAAGTACACTAGCGTGGAACGCAGCACCGTCGAGCCAGCCAGCAACGAAGTTATACCGAATCGAAACGGGAACAGAGGCAGACAGTTGACCGAGGCCGAAGATGTCTCCGAAGAACGGCTGCCTGCCAACACCAGATTCCCGCCAAG GTCCAGGTCGAACCACAACACGGGTACCACTGAACCGTCGAGGACACGAGGAAACCGTCCCAGACCTAGTCTAGACCTGGTAGACTCCAGCAGCTTCCGTACTCATCAGGAGGGGCCCGAATTCCCGCAAGTACTGCCGAAGGGACCTGTCAGGTTCCTGGGAGTGACACCCAACGAGGAAGTGGAGGAGAAAGCGAATGGAAAAGGACGGAGTAGACCACAAAGGGTCCAGGAGCCTGCTCCAGTAGAAGAGGACGTCGATGATTCGCCTGTTCCCACGACCAGGAGGAGACCAATCAGCAGCACACCGTCGTCAGAA GTGGAGGACGAGACCAAGAGTAGCTCGAGGTCAGTCGAACAAGACAGCAAAGAGGACTACTCCTCGTCTGCTGAAAGAAGCAGAGAGAGAGGTTCTACAGAGAAGCAGGATTCAGAGGAGCAGGACTCCTCCTCGATCTCTCCAAGCACCGCCTCTGTTACCACTGACAATCCAACGACAGAGTATCCATCAGCCATGGACAAGGTAGCTCTGGACCTCTATGCATTCGTGCAGCAAGGTCAGAACAACCTGGTCGAAGCTTCCAGTAGCGAACCCACATCAGACGGGACCACTCTAGCTGAGGAGCAGACTACCACCGACTTGGCAGCTACTACAGAGTCTTCTGGGACCACTTTGACTGTCGACTTAACTACCACAACCACTGAGCCAACCACTACCACTACTACCACCACTACTACGACGACCACGACCACCACAACCACCACTGAAGCGCCTACTACTACTACGCAGGCTGCTGGAAGGGGAAAATTCAGGAGACCTGGGCTAGCTGGGCCTGCCACCTCACGCAACAG GTTTAAGTCAAACGGAAGCGGCAGCACAACAACCACCGAATCCCCAGAGCCTACCCAACGTCCCCGAGCTCGTTTCGGAGCAAACGGTTCAAACGGAGGCTATAAGAGAGCAAGACCAGGTCAAAAGCAGCCTGTAGAAGAGGACGCAGTTCAGAAAGAGAGCTCCAGCTCCGTTCACGCCGAACGACCATCCACCACCAATGGCCGTGGAAGGTTCCGTGGCACCGGGACAACAAGGGCAACAATCTCCTCCACCACAGCATCACCGTCAAATGGTGCAGCTCCCACCTCCTCGACCAATGGCGTGTCCAGGCCGACGTTCAACAAGCTGAACATCAACAGACGTCGAGGTAGACCAACTACCACGGCGCCAAACACTAGCGAGGAGAGTCAGGACTCCAAGGAGACCGCTAAGGAGACCGCTAAGGAGACAGCTCAGGAAGCTGTCACTGCTGCGCCCAAGTCTACAGTGCGAGCAAGACTTCCGGTGCCTGGAGCTAGGCCCCCAGTCATCAAACCAGGTGGGGTTCGAGTGAATTTGAGACAGAAACCGGGACAGCCCACCACCACTAGCACCACCACGCCGTCTGTGCCTGCGGACACATCTGAGGAACCCTCTATCGAGGAGCCTGCTGGAGAGGGAACGGAGGAGGAGACCCACGAA GCGCCAGCGGAGACCACTCCACCGCCAGCCAAGTCGACGACGGCGAACCCCCTGAACAAACTACGTAACCGAAACAGATTGCAAGTGCACCCTAAGTCGACGACCAGGTCGACAGTCACTCTGCCGACGAGGAGGTCACCTCTGCTACCCCGGCGTAAGGTGACAGAGGCACCAGCGGCCCAAACTAGCCAGGAAGAGGTCTCCGAGGAGCCACAGACGTCCAGCAGCGAGACAGAGTCGACCGAAGCGACGTCTGCTGAAACTAGTACCGCCGCGAGTACGAGACACGAGGAGACACGCGGACTGAGCGGGTTACTGGCTCCCAGGCGCAGGATAGCGCCCCGACGCCCTGGACAACTCGTCTCCCGGGAATAG
- the LOC143218728 gene encoding uncharacterized protein LOC143218728 isoform X2: MKLALFALLATGCLIAVARSEEEYDDYEEEVAAPAPVTPSAPAKTTSGRLGGLLSSRGRVNVGRKGPATTQGTTAKPVEQPAEAEEEVELEENQDQQEEVPTTTTESSKIVRGGVRPFRSNQDLLAALKRRRAQVPSHRETAASQSTGESTTPKSKASTSNRAKSTAAVDSKSSGRGRFGGTRGKPVQEEVEETQREEVQVKPKPYRRG, translated from the exons ATTGCTGGCGACCGGCTGCCTGATAGCCGTGGCCAGATCAGAAGAAGAGTACGACGACTACGAAGAGGAAGTTGCAGCGCCGGCTCCAGTAACCCCCTCGGCTCCAGCCAAAACGACTTCCGGTCGTCTCGGAGGGCTGCTGTCCTCGAGAGGGCGAGTCAACGTGGGCAGAAAAGGACCAGCCACT ACGCAAGGGACCACAGCGAAGCCGGTGGAACAGCCAGCGGAAGCGGAAGAGGAAGTGGAACTCGAAGAGAATCAAGATCAACAAGAGGAGGTTCCCACCACTACCACCGAGTCTTCGAAAATCGTTCGTGGGGGAGTTAGACCCttcag ATCAAATCAGGACTTATTGGCAGCCTTGAAGAGAAGGAGAGCTCAGGTGCCCAGCCATCGAGAGACCGCGGCCAGTCAGTCGACTGGCGAATCGACCACGCCGAAGTCCAA AGCTAGTACAAGCAATCGCGCGAAGAGCACCGCCGCAGTAGACTCGAAATCGTCGGGCCGCGGCAGGTTCGGCGGGACCAGAGGAAAGCCAGTCCAGGAAGAGGTGGAGGAGACCCAGCGGGAGGAGGTGCAAGTAAAACCGAAGCCTTATCGCCGAGGATAA
- the LOC143218728 gene encoding uncharacterized protein LOC143218728 isoform X1, with translation MKLALFALLATGCLIAVARSEEEYDDYEEEVAAPAPVTPSAPAKTTSGRLGGLLSSRGRVNVGRKGPATTQGTTAKPVEQPAEAEEEVELEENQDQQEEVPTTTTESSKIVRGGVRPFRSGSNQDLLAALKRRRAQVPSHRETAASQSTGESTTPKSKASTSNRAKSTAAVDSKSSGRGRFGGTRGKPVQEEVEETQREEVQVKPKPYRRG, from the exons ATTGCTGGCGACCGGCTGCCTGATAGCCGTGGCCAGATCAGAAGAAGAGTACGACGACTACGAAGAGGAAGTTGCAGCGCCGGCTCCAGTAACCCCCTCGGCTCCAGCCAAAACGACTTCCGGTCGTCTCGGAGGGCTGCTGTCCTCGAGAGGGCGAGTCAACGTGGGCAGAAAAGGACCAGCCACT ACGCAAGGGACCACAGCGAAGCCGGTGGAACAGCCAGCGGAAGCGGAAGAGGAAGTGGAACTCGAAGAGAATCAAGATCAACAAGAGGAGGTTCCCACCACTACCACCGAGTCTTCGAAAATCGTTCGTGGGGGAGTTAGACCCttcaggtctgg ATCAAATCAGGACTTATTGGCAGCCTTGAAGAGAAGGAGAGCTCAGGTGCCCAGCCATCGAGAGACCGCGGCCAGTCAGTCGACTGGCGAATCGACCACGCCGAAGTCCAA AGCTAGTACAAGCAATCGCGCGAAGAGCACCGCCGCAGTAGACTCGAAATCGTCGGGCCGCGGCAGGTTCGGCGGGACCAGAGGAAAGCCAGTCCAGGAAGAGGTGGAGGAGACCCAGCGGGAGGAGGTGCAAGTAAAACCGAAGCCTTATCGCCGAGGATAA